The sequence below is a genomic window from Betaproteobacteria bacterium.
ATGCGGCGGGAAGCCGGGGGCAGCATTTCGACCAGAACCTCGTTCTCGTAGCGCAGCCCGACTTCGTCCTCGCTCATCTCCATCCACAGGAAGTGGCGTTCTGCCTCGGCCGGATCGTTGCGGCGCAGGGTATCGACCAGATCGGTATCCGGCATCGGCGTGTCGGTCTGCCACAGGGCCAGCGACAGCTCGTTGAGCAGGTCGAACCGATAGTGGCGGCCCGGATCGAGGATGCACTCGAAGTCGCCGTTTCGCAGCAGGGCGGCCCGTTGGTTCTTCTTCACGATGAAACGCTTCAACATGTTCTGCTCCCTTCAATTGCAAATGTCTTCGTCAACAGCGACGGCTCAACTTGCCGGCTTACGCCGGTCCGGCGGGCACCGTGCCGGGCTCCGGCGGGGGAGCCCCCGGACGGGAGGACGGGGCTGGCGGCGACCCCTGGCACCGTTGCCAAGGCCGCGCGGCCACTGCCGCCCGACACCGGAGGCCCTGCCGCCGAAGCGAAGCGAAGCGCCGGGCCGAACCGGCGGCGGGTGCTTGCGCATTCCGCAGCCGGCGGGCACTGCAAAATTCACTGTCGTGAAAGACAGTTCTGGAGCGGGATTCGAACCCGCGACCGACCGTTTACAAGACGGCTGCTCTACCCGATTGAGCTATCCACAGGTGGGGTTCCGGGAATCGGACCCGGGCGTGCCACCAGGCACCCCGATATCGCTTTCCCGCGACGGCGGCATACGGCGGAGCAACCGGAGGATTCCTGACTCCACCGCACCGGCGGGGATGCGATCCCCTGACCCGTCGGCCCTGCCGCAAGTCGGCGATGGCTTCCCTAACGCGAAAGCCGTGCCAGCCCAAGCAGGCAACCGCAACTCACTGATTTAAAGCTGTTTCGCCAATTCCACCCGGCAAGGTGGCCGAATTATGTGATTTCTCTGTATAGTCACTTATAAATTTATATACATCGCGATTCGCCGACCAGCGCAACACAGCCAAGCCTCCATGAAAAAAACTGTCGTGATCGGCTTTCTCGGCACCCAGCTCGACTACGCCGGCAAGGGCACGGCACGCTGGGACCGGTGGCGGCCCACCGTGGCCCTGTGCCAGCAGGAAAGCCTGCTCGTCCATCGCCTCGAGGTGATCCACGACCTGCGCAGCCGGAGCCTCGCCGAACGGGTGGGCAACGACATCGCCCGCATTGCGCCGGAGACCGAGTTCAAGCGGGTGGAAATGGAACTGCGCGACCCCTGGGATTTCGAGGAGGTCTATACCGCGCTGCACGACTTCGCCCGCGGCTACGCCTTCGATCCGGAAAATGAGGAATACCTCATCCACATCACCACCGGCACCCACGTCGCGCAGATCTGCTGGTTCCTGCTCGCCGAGGCGCATTACCTGCCGGCCCGCCTGCTCCAGACGTCGCCGCCGCGCAAAAAGGATGTCGCCGACAGCATCGGCGGATACGAGATCATCGATCTCGATCTGTCGCGCTATGACCGCATCGCCCAGCGCTTTGCCCGGGAACGCGACGACAGCGTCTCCTTCCTCAAGTCGGGGATCGCCACGCGCAATCCAGGGTTCAACCGCATGATCGAACAGATCGAGCACGTGGCCGGCCGCTCGCGCGCCCCCATGCTCCTGGTCGGCCCCACGGGGGCGGGCAAGTCCTTCCTTGCCCGGCGGGTCTTTGAACTCAAGCGCCAGCGGCAGGCATTGACGGGGCGCTTCGTCGAAGTCAATTGCGCCACCCTGCGCGGCGATTCCGCCATGTCCGCCCTGTTCGGCCACAGCAAGGGCGCCTTCACCGGCGCCCAGCAGGAGCGGCCGGGCCTGCTGCGGTCCGCCGACGGCGGCCTGCTCTTTCTCGATGAAATCGGCGAACTCGGCCTCGACGAGCAAGCCATGCTGCTCAAGGCCATCGAGGAAAAGCGCTTCTTTCCCTTCGGCAGCGACCAGGAAGCCAGCAGCGATTTCCAGTTGATCGCCGGCACCCATCGCGACCTGCGCCAGTGGGTGCGCCAGGGCAGGTTCCGCGCAGACCTCTACGCCCGCATCAACCTATGGACCTTCGACCTGCCGGGCCTCGCCGGCCGGCCCGAGGACATCGAGCCCAATCTCGACTACGAACTGGAACGCTTCGCCGCCGATCACGGCCAACGGGTGCGCTTCAACAGCGAGGCGCGGCGGCGCTACCTCGCCTTCGCCACCTCGGCCGCAGCGCGCTGGCACGGCAATTTCCGCGAACTCGGCGCCTCACTGACCCGCCTCGCCACCCTGGCCGCCGCCGGACGCATCACCGAGCCCGACGTGGCCGACGAAATCGCCCGACTCACCGCCACCTGGGCTGAGGAGCCGAGCGGCGACGCCAGCGCGGAAATCCTTGGCGCCGACGCGGAAGCCCTCGACCTCTTCGATCGCAGCCAGTTGAACACCGTGATCGCCGTCTGCCGCGCCAGCGTCAGCCTGTCCGAGGCCGGTCGCCGCCTGTTCGCCGTCTCCCGGGCGGAAAAGAAGCAGCGCAACGATGCCGACCGCCTGCGCAAGTACCTGGCCCGCTTCGGCCTCACCTTCGACACGCTGCGCAAACCCGCCGCGAGCGCCCGGCAAGTTCCTTCATGAGCGGTTTCGTGGCGTTCGCCGGCGCGCCCCCTCCCGGGTATCATTTCACCCCCCTCTCGGACACCGCCATGAGAACTTCCCCCGACCTCGACTGGTACAACGCCGTCGAACATCTCTGCCACGCTTCTGCCGGCCACCTCCTGGCCGGCATCGCGTTTCCCGAATTCCGCAACCGGGTGGAACTGCTGGTGGGGCCGCTCTTCGACCAGCTTCCCCTGGGACAGGCGGCCCGCGTGCCGGAAATCATTCGCGCCCTCGCCACCCAGGCGGCCCTGGAAATCTGGAACGCCACGCCGATTCCGGCCAATCGCTTCCGCCCGCTGAAAATCGCCAAGCCGGAGCGCAACGCGCCCTGCCCCTGCGCCTCCGGCCGCAAGTACAAGCAGTGCTGCGGTGCTGTCCCGCCCCCGAGCCTGGGCATCCGGGAGGAAACGATGCTCGCCCAGGTCATCGCGCACTGGCCGAGAAAGCGGCTGGGCGAACTGCCCCTGGCGGAGCTTCATCCCGAAAGCCTCGCCCTGGTCGCGCTGGACTGGCAGGAAGAGGGCAGCGACATGGACGCCATCGCGCTGCTGGAAGCCCTCTTCACCCATCTGCCCAAACTCGACGGCCGCGCAGAACACGCGGCGGACGTTCTCCTCGACCTCTACGGGGACGGCAGCAAATCGCGCAAGAAGCTGGCCTTTCTCGAACAACTCAAGGCGGCTCCCGACAAGACCCTGCGCTCGACCGCCTGGCAGCGCCAGGCCACGCTGGCCTGCGACCGCGGCGAGGTGACCGCCGCCTGGGCAGCCTTTGGCGAAGCCCAGCGCCTGACCCCCAACGCCCCTGCCCTCTCGCACCTCGAAGTGCTGCTCCTGCTCAGCGAGGGTCGGCGCACCGAGGCCAGGGCCCGGGCCGATTTCTGGTGCGCCCGCCTGGCCCGCGACGGCAAGTTCGACCACAGCAGCCTTATCGACACCCTGCGCGACATGGTCTCCGACGACGACGAAGCCCGCCTGCGCAACCTCGCCCTCATGGACGATCCCCTGGGCGACGTAGCCGACATTTCCGGCGACTGGACGGCCCCCGCCTGCCATTACACCCTGGCCGGGGGCGCGGTCCTGCAGGCCAAGGCTCCCCTGGCCCGCGTCGAGAAGGCCTGGGACGAAGCCTTCGACCCCCATGACCCGGAGTCTGACGGCTGGATCGATCTGCTGGAAGACGAGCCTCTCGCTGCCCAATCCTTCCTGGTCTTGCGCGATCTGGTCGAGTGGGCGCTGGACATCCCGACCATGCCCCCGGGAGGCAATATTGTCCTGGCGTGGAAACTGCTCGAGCGGGCCGAGGCGCTTCGCCGCACGGTCCTCGCCCGCCTCAAGGCCGAAGACCGCGAACTTCCCTGGGGCCACCTCGAAAACCGCCCCCTGCTCACCCTGGCCGCCATTCGGGTCACGGAATTTGCCAACCGCAATCCGGAGGAGACCCTGGAACTCCTGCGCTGGTCGGTCCTCGTCGCCAACCCCAACGACAACACGGGACTGCGCGAAATCCTGATTCACCGCCTGGCCGCCGAGGGTCACGGTGGTGAAGCCGTGGCGATCGCCGAACGCTATCCGCATGACCTGGCCTTCGTCGATTATGGGCGTGTCCTTGCCTACCACGCCGCCGGGCGTCTGGACGAAGCCGCCGTAGCCCTCTCCCAGGCCATCACGCGCTGGCCCAAGGTGTGGCAGACCCTCAATGCCGCCAGACCGCGCAAGCCCAAGCTCGAATTCATGGGATTTTGCTCCGGCGGCGACGACGAAGCCTGGATTTACCGCGAGGAGCGCCTGGAGCAGTGGCGCCAGAGCGGCGCCCTGCGCTGGGCCGTCGGGCTGAAGGTCGCCCAGCCCCCCGCCCGGCAGTCGTCCCGCAGGAAGCGCGTTGCCGTCCCCACGCAGGCGGAACTTCCCGGACTGGACGACTGAGCGCCGGTGAAAATTCCCTTCGACGGGACGCAGGTGGGGCATGTCGAAGGAAGCGCGGATGTTCAGCGGTCCTCTACTCGGCTGCCAGGACTACGGCCGCGACGGCAACGGCTCCGGCCAGGGGCGCGGGGTATGGACCACGAGCAGAATCTCGACCTCCTCGCCGCGCTGCCGGTAAGCAATGATGGAGCGGAAACGTACGCTGACCAGTTCGCGGGTTCCCGGCAATCACCCCAGGCGAGCACGCTGCAATCCCCTTGGCAAGGGCAACTCGTTCAATTGATATGACCGGCAGCGGAAGTTACGCTTCTTTCAACCGCCCCCCAGCCGCCGCACCGCCAGCCCCTGGCGTCCAAAATGCTCGATCAACTCCTCCTGGTGGGTGGCATCGCGGGTTTCCATCTGCAGGATGATCTCGGTCATGCCGACGGGAACATGCAATTCCCCCCTTCGGTGCTCGACGTGGCGAACGTTCATGCCGTGCTCGGCCACCAGCCCGAGGATGCCGGCCAGGCGGCCCGGGGTGTCGGGGACGCGCACGGCGATGCTCAACAACCGGCCGCTGCTGGCCAGACCATAGTCGATGCTGCGGCCGATGAGGGTCATGTCGGCGTTGCCGCCGCTGATCACCACCACGGTCGGGCGGTCGGCGGCCAGGGGCACCAGGCCGCGCATGAGGGCGGCGAGGCCGACGGCGCCGGCCCCTTCGCCCAGGGTGCGGGTGCGCTCCAGGAGTCGCACCATGGCTTCGGCGATGGCCTCGTCGTCCACGGTGACGATGGCGTCCACGTGCCTGGCGATGACCTGGCGGGTGAGCCGGCCCGGCAGCTTGACGCGGATGCCGTCGGCGATGGTGTGGGCGTCGGCCGGCACCGGGTCGATGCCGCCATCGGCCAGGAAGTGCCGCCAGGGGGCGACGGCGTCGGTCTGGACCCCCACCAGGCGGACGTCCGGCCGTTGCAGCTTGACCGCCAGGGCGATGCCGGCCAGCAGCCCGCCCCCGCCCAGGGGGACGACGATCTGGGCCGTCTCCGGCAGGGCTTCGAGGATTTCCAGGCCGACACTCGCCTGACCGGCGATGATTTCCCAGTCGTCGTAGGCGTGGATGAGGCTGGCGCCGCTCTGGGCGGCAATGGCCTCGGCGACCCGCCGCGCCTCTTCCAGATTGCTCCCCTCCAGTACGACCTTCGCCCCCAGGCTGCGACAGGCCTCGATCTTGGTCAGGGGCGCGTCGAGCGGCATGACGACGGTAGCCGCCAGCCCCGCCTCCCGGGCGGCCCGCGCCACACCCTGGGCATGGTTCCCGGCAGAAGCCGCCACCACGCCGCTGCCGCCCTCGCCCCGCCCCAACAGGCAGGCGATCTTGTGAGCAGCGCCGCGCAGCTTGAAGGACCCGGTACGCTGGAGGTTTTCCAGCTTGAGGTGGATGGGGGCGCCAAATTCCCGCGCCAGCGGTTCGTTGCCCCACAGGGGCGTGGTCAGCACGGTCCCGGAGATCGACTGGCGGGCTGCGCGGAGCGCAGGCAGGTCGGGCAATGCGGCAAGAGCAGGCATGGTCACTTCCGGCACGAGGACGTGCAGCAAGCGTAAATCCTTTGCCGCCGCAGATAAAGGCATGGCGGATCGTCGACAATGGCGCTTTTCTCCTGCAGGCCACCCCATGGATTGCCGCCCCGGCTGCGCAGCCTGCTGCATTGCCCCCTCCATCAGCTCCCTGCACAAGCCGGCGGGAGACCCCTGCCCACATCTCGACGCGGCCTTGCGCTGCGGACTCTTCGGCCGGCCGGAACGCCCGGCCTGCTGCTCCGGGCTGCAGCCCTCGCCCGAAATGTGCGGCACGTCCCGGGAATACGCCCTCGGCTGGCTGCAGGCGCTGGAGACGGCAACGCATCCGGGATAGAATGCCGCCTCCCCGAACGGAGCCCCCATGGATCCCCTGCTGCTGCTCAAGGCCCTCATTCTCGGCATCGTCGAGGGGCTGACCGAATTCCTCCCGGTGTCGTCCACCGGCCATCTGATCATCGTGGGCAGCCTGCTGGGATACACGGACGAGCAGAGCAAGGTATTCAAGATCGTCGTTCAGCTCGGCGCCATCCTCGCAGTCTGCTGGGACTTCCGCGAGCGCATCGGCAAGGCCCTGGGCGGCCTGGGGTCCGACCCGGTCCAGCAACGTTTTGCCGGCCTGCTGGTCGTCGGCTTCCTGCCGGCGGCAGTGCTGGGACTTCTGTTTCACAGTGCCATCAAGACGCATCTGTTCAATCCCTTGACGGTGGCAGCGGCCCTGATCTGCGGCGGCTTCCTGATCCTGTTCATCGAACGCAAGGCCTATCACCCCCGGGTCACCAGCGTCGAAGACATGACGTGGCAAGACGCCCTCAAGGTCGGCTTCGCCCAGGCCGCGGCCATGTTCCCCGGCGTTTCCCGCTCGGGGGCGACCATCATGGGCGGCCTGATTTTCGGACTGTCGCGCAAGACGGCTACCGAGTTTTCCTTCTTCCTGGCCATCCCGACCATGTTCGCGGCGACCACCTACGACGTCTACAAGAACTGGCAACTGCTGCGCCTGGCCGACCTGCCGGTCTTCGCCGTCGGCTTCGTCGCCTCCTTCGTCGCCGCCATGCTGACGGTCAAGGCCCTGCTGCGTTATGTCTCGCATCACGATTTCACCGTCTTCGCCTGGTACCGCATCGCCTTCGGCCTCCTCGTACTGGCCACCTGGCAGTTGGGCTGGGTCGAGTGGGCCGCCCGTTGAGCGGCGGACGACGCTGTCGGAGAATTTGACACGGCGTCCTGGAGGGCAAGCCTGGCCCGGGCGGGAAGATACTCAAAATCAGTAACCTGTGGCACATGGCATGAATATGGCTAGGCATTCCGCACCGCAATGCCAACCGGAGATCTCATGAAAAATACGCTGCGCCTCGCTCTCGCCACCGCCGGATTTGTCTGCACCCTGTCCGCCCAGGCCGCTCCCCAGTTTTTCAATGGCCACTATTACGATTACATCAACAACACCAGCGGCGGCTTCACGCAGGACGAAGCCCTGGCCGACGCGGCGGGCCGCAGCCACCTCGGCATGACCGGTTATGTCGCGACGGTGACCTCCCTGGCCGAGCAGAATTTCATTTTCAGTTCCGTGAGCAACCTCACCGCCTGGCTGGGCGGCAACGACCGCGGCACCGAGGGCAGCTTCACCTGGGTCAATGGCCCCGAATCTGGCAGCGCCTTCGGCTTCACCTTCTGGTCGGGGGGCGAACCGAACGATTGCTGCAGCGGCGAAGACGACGTGGTCATCAACTGGGGGGGCGACGGCAGTTGGAACGACATCGGTCTGCCCTCCTTCCCTGATTACCGCGTGGGCTACATCATCGAATACAGCGGCACCCCTGTGAGCGTCCCGGAGCCGGGCGCCCTGGCTCTGGCCGGAATCGCCCTGGCCGGCCTTGGGAGCATGCGCCGCCGCCAGAAGCCCTGACCGGCACCTTGCCTGAAACGACAGTCCCGCTCCGGCGGGATTGTTTTTTGCGGCCTCCGGCGGTGATCCTCTACCTGCACGGCTTCTGCTCCTCCCCCGACTCCTGGAAGGCCCGCCTTTTGGCCCAGGCCTTTGCCGAGCGGGGTCTGGGCAATGATTTTCTCTGCCCGGCGCTCTCGCCCCTGCCTGCGGAGGCCATGGCCCTTGCGGAGTC
It includes:
- a CDS encoding YkgJ family cysteine cluster protein, whose amino-acid sequence is MDCRPGCAACCIAPSISSLHKPAGDPCPHLDAALRCGLFGRPERPACCSGLQPSPEMCGTSREYALGWLQALETATHPG
- a CDS encoding SEC-C domain-containing protein; this translates as MRTSPDLDWYNAVEHLCHASAGHLLAGIAFPEFRNRVELLVGPLFDQLPLGQAARVPEIIRALATQAALEIWNATPIPANRFRPLKIAKPERNAPCPCASGRKYKQCCGAVPPPSLGIREETMLAQVIAHWPRKRLGELPLAELHPESLALVALDWQEEGSDMDAIALLEALFTHLPKLDGRAEHAADVLLDLYGDGSKSRKKLAFLEQLKAAPDKTLRSTAWQRQATLACDRGEVTAAWAAFGEAQRLTPNAPALSHLEVLLLLSEGRRTEARARADFWCARLARDGKFDHSSLIDTLRDMVSDDDEARLRNLALMDDPLGDVADISGDWTAPACHYTLAGGAVLQAKAPLARVEKAWDEAFDPHDPESDGWIDLLEDEPLAAQSFLVLRDLVEWALDIPTMPPGGNIVLAWKLLERAEALRRTVLARLKAEDRELPWGHLENRPLLTLAAIRVTEFANRNPEETLELLRWSVLVANPNDNTGLREILIHRLAAEGHGGEAVAIAERYPHDLAFVDYGRVLAYHAAGRLDEAAVALSQAITRWPKVWQTLNAARPRKPKLEFMGFCSGGDDEAWIYREERLEQWRQSGALRWAVGLKVAQPPARQSSRRKRVAVPTQAELPGLDD
- a CDS encoding PEP-CTERM sorting domain-containing protein codes for the protein MKNTLRLALATAGFVCTLSAQAAPQFFNGHYYDYINNTSGGFTQDEALADAAGRSHLGMTGYVATVTSLAEQNFIFSSVSNLTAWLGGNDRGTEGSFTWVNGPESGSAFGFTFWSGGEPNDCCSGEDDVVINWGGDGSWNDIGLPSFPDYRVGYIIEYSGTPVSVPEPGALALAGIALAGLGSMRRRQKP
- a CDS encoding sigma 54-interacting transcriptional regulator, translated to MKKTVVIGFLGTQLDYAGKGTARWDRWRPTVALCQQESLLVHRLEVIHDLRSRSLAERVGNDIARIAPETEFKRVEMELRDPWDFEEVYTALHDFARGYAFDPENEEYLIHITTGTHVAQICWFLLAEAHYLPARLLQTSPPRKKDVADSIGGYEIIDLDLSRYDRIAQRFARERDDSVSFLKSGIATRNPGFNRMIEQIEHVAGRSRAPMLLVGPTGAGKSFLARRVFELKRQRQALTGRFVEVNCATLRGDSAMSALFGHSKGAFTGAQQERPGLLRSADGGLLFLDEIGELGLDEQAMLLKAIEEKRFFPFGSDQEASSDFQLIAGTHRDLRQWVRQGRFRADLYARINLWTFDLPGLAGRPEDIEPNLDYELERFAADHGQRVRFNSEARRRYLAFATSAAARWHGNFRELGASLTRLATLAAAGRITEPDVADEIARLTATWAEEPSGDASAEILGADAEALDLFDRSQLNTVIAVCRASVSLSEAGRRLFAVSRAEKKQRNDADRLRKYLARFGLTFDTLRKPAASARQVPS
- a CDS encoding undecaprenyl-diphosphate phosphatase → MDPLLLLKALILGIVEGLTEFLPVSSTGHLIIVGSLLGYTDEQSKVFKIVVQLGAILAVCWDFRERIGKALGGLGSDPVQQRFAGLLVVGFLPAAVLGLLFHSAIKTHLFNPLTVAAALICGGFLILFIERKAYHPRVTSVEDMTWQDALKVGFAQAAAMFPGVSRSGATIMGGLIFGLSRKTATEFSFFLAIPTMFAATTYDVYKNWQLLRLADLPVFAVGFVASFVAAMLTVKALLRYVSHHDFTVFAWYRIAFGLLVLATWQLGWVEWAAR
- a CDS encoding threonine ammonia-lyase, with product MPALAALPDLPALRAARQSISGTVLTTPLWGNEPLAREFGAPIHLKLENLQRTGSFKLRGAAHKIACLLGRGEGGSGVVAASAGNHAQGVARAAREAGLAATVVMPLDAPLTKIEACRSLGAKVVLEGSNLEEARRVAEAIAAQSGASLIHAYDDWEIIAGQASVGLEILEALPETAQIVVPLGGGGLLAGIALAVKLQRPDVRLVGVQTDAVAPWRHFLADGGIDPVPADAHTIADGIRVKLPGRLTRQVIARHVDAIVTVDDEAIAEAMVRLLERTRTLGEGAGAVGLAALMRGLVPLAADRPTVVVISGGNADMTLIGRSIDYGLASSGRLLSIAVRVPDTPGRLAGILGLVAEHGMNVRHVEHRRGELHVPVGMTEIILQMETRDATHQEELIEHFGRQGLAVRRLGGG